A window of Yoonia sp. SS1-5 genomic DNA:
GCTGATTTCGCACCCGCAAATGTCCGTGCCACGTCGCGCAACGTGTCAGCAGGAATGCCGCAGATGCCTTCCATTTTTTCGGGGGCGAAATCAGCAAGATGCGCCTTCTCTGCCTCCCAATTCTCGGTATAGGCCGCGATATACTGCTGGTCGTAAAGTTCTTCTTCGACAATCACATGCATGATCGCATTCAGCATCGACACATCGGCACCCGGACGGAACTGCAACATATGTGAGGCGAACCGTTTCAAGGCTTGGCCACGCGGGTCCATCACGATCAATTTGCCACCACGTTTGGTGAACTGCTTGAAATAGGTGGCGGCAACGGGGTGGTTTTCAATTGGGTTCGCGCCAATCACGATGGCCACATCAGCGTTTTCAATTTCGTTGAACGTCGCCGTAACAGCGCCAGAGCCCACATTCTCGATCAAGGCCGACACGGACGAGGCATGACACAGGCGGGTGCAGTGATCCACGTTGTTGTGGCCAAAGCCTTGGCGGATCAGCTTTTGAAACAGATACGCTTCTTCATTGGTGCATTTTGCAGACCCAAAACCGGCGACCCCCTTGCCGCCGATGCGGGCCAGCCCATTTGCTGCGACATCAAGGGCCTCGTCCCAGGTGGCCGCGCGAAAATGGGTTTCCCAATGCGCGGGATCAACATTCAACCCCTTGGCCGGAGCATCATCGCGGCGGATCAGCGGGGCGGTCAGACGATGTTCGTGATGGATGTAGTCAAAGCCAAAGCGGCCCTTCACACATAACCGTCCCTCATTGGCCGGGCCGTTGATGCCTTCGACGAATTTGACCTTGTCGTCCTTGATCTTCAACGAGACCTGACAACCTACACCACAGAATGGGCAAACGCTTTCAACTTCCTTATCGTAATCTTGGGTGTCGCCGTGCTGGTTTTCATCGGTCACCGTTGCGGGAAGCAGCGCACCGGTCGGGCAGGCCTGCACGCATTCGCCGCAGGCCACGCAGGATGACGCGCCCATCGGATCATCCATGTCGAAAACGGGATATGCATTGTGACCGCGCCCCGCCATGCCGATCACATCATTGACCTGCACCTCGCGACATGCGCGTACGCAAAGGCCGCATTGGATACAGGCATCAAGGTTGACGGACATCGCCACATGGCTGTCATCAAGCAATGGAATGTGGTCACCTGCCATCGCGGGAAATCGGCTGTCGGTCACATCCTGGCCCGCGGCCATATCCCACAGATGAGATGATTTGTCGTGGGCCACGGCCTGTTCCGGCTGATCCGCAACAAGCAATTCCATCACCATTTTCCGGGCCTGCACCTCGCGCGGCTGGTCCGTGGTCACGACCATCCCGTCAATCGGTTCACGGATGCAGGACGCTGCGAGCGTACGTTCCCCCTCGATCGCCACCATGCAGGCGCGGCAGTTGCCGTCAGAGCGATAGCCGGGTTGCGGCTTGTGGCACAGATGCGGGATCACAAGGCCACGCCCGTGCGCGACCTCCCAAATGGTCTCGCCAGGGGCGGCGGTCACTGTCTTGCCGTCAAGGGTAAATGTGATCTGGTCCGACATTCGCATTCTCCGCGCAATACTTGGGCAATTTAGATCAGTTTCGGCGTGCTGTTGAAAGGTCCTGGGCGACCCGAACGCATGCATTTGCGCCAGCCGGCATTTCCAATGACGGACCCACGGTTCCGATACGGAACCTTTTGGTGCGAGCGAAATCCTGTGTTTGGTGCCAGCATAATGTCCGACACGCGGTGCTGTGGCACGAACTTGCACCGGTGGGCGCTTTGCCGCGACCCCGTCGAATAGCCGGATGTCTCGGCAAGCCCTCGCTCCCATCAGACTGCGTGAGGCGGCTTGCCAAGGCCGATATGGGTTGGGGTTCATCCGCATCACGACCAATAGACCGATGAGGGCAATCTGACCAATTAACACAATGCCCTGGGCACAAAGGGAGTTTTACCCGGTCCGCGTCACGCGCTGAAGAGGGAATTTGCAGATGTGCATCCGCGTCTGCGCGTCAACCTGTTCGCGTATATTTTGGCTGGGCCAGTCACACGATCCCGGGTGAAGGGGTTGAGACGAACAGCGTTTGGCCGCCGCTTTACACCGGATAACTAAGGGGAGGTGAGGCCATCACGTGAAAAGCTGCCAGAACGCACGCGGCTTTGTGCAATTGATCAAAAAAAAACGCGCATGGCAGACGATATCAGCCTGCCATGCGCATGTGTTGTCTGTTGTGGGGCGCGCCATAACCCGGCCCCACATCAATCATATTCAGTCAGCGGTCAGCAGCGGCGGCTTATCACCTTTGTCGGTGATCTTTCCTTGCTCCGGCGCTTCATACTTCAGCTGCAATTCGCCGCCCTTGACGCCAACCTTGACAATGCCGCCTTTCATAAGCTTGCCGAACAGCAACTCCTCTGCGAGCGGCTTTTTGATGTTTTCCTGAATGACCCGCCCAAGCGGACGGGCACCCATTTTCTCATCATAGCCCTTATCGGCGAGCCATTCGGCGGCAGCCTTCGTCAGTTCAATGTGAACATTGCGGTCGATCAATTGTGCCTCAAGCTGCAGAACAAATTTTTCGACAACCTGCATGATGACCGGTTTTGGCAGCGCGCCAAAGCTGATCACGGCATCCAGACGATTGCGGAACTCGGGCGTGAAAGTACGTTCGATAGCGGCAGTATCCTCGCCCTCGCGGCGATCACGACCAAAGCCCATGGCATTCTTGGACATTTCCGCAGCACCCGCATTCGACGTCATGATGACAATGACATTCCGGAAATCGGTTGTGCGACCGTTATGGTCCGTCAGTTTCCCGTGATCCATCACCTGCAACAGAATGTTGTAAACGTCCGGATGGGCCTTTTCCATCTCGTCCAGCAGCAGCACACAATGCGGGTTTTGATCAACCCCGTCGGTCAGCATGCCCCCCTGGTCAAAACCGACATATCCCGGTGGCGCGCCGATCAAACGGCTGACAGCGTGCTTTTCCATGTACTCCGACATGTCAAAACGCAGCAGTTCAACACCCAACGTGTCGGCCAGTTGTTTGGCAACTTCGGTCTTACCAACACCGGTTGGACCCGCGAACAGATAATTGCCGATTGGCTTTTCAGGTTCGCGCAGGCCGGCCCGCGCCAGTTTGATCGCAGATGACAGCGCCTCAATGGCCGTATCCTGACCAAACACAACACGCTTGAGCGTTTTCTCGAGATCCTTCAGCACCTCTGCATCATCCTTGGAGACATTCTTGGGCGGAATGCGCGCAATCTTGGCGACGACATTCTCAATCTCCTTGGTGCCGATTGTCTTGCGACGTTTGGATTCGGCAACCAGATGTTGCGCTGCCCCAGCCTCGTCGATGACGTCGATGGCTTTGTCCGGCAATTTCCGATCATTGATATAGCGCGCCGACAATTCGACCGCGGTCTTGATCGCATCGGCGGTATATTTGATGCTGTGATGCTCTTCAAAATAGGGTTTCAGACCCTGCAGGATCTTGATGCTGTCTGGCACCGATGGTTCTGTCACGTCGATTTTCTGGAACCGGCGGGACAACGCGCGGTCCTTCTCGAAATGTTGACGGAACTCCTTGTAAGTCGTCGACCCCATGCAGCGTAGCTTGCCGCCCTGCAGCGCAGGTTTCAGCAGGTTGGAGGCATCCATCGCCCCGCCAGATGTGGCACCCGCACCGATCACGGTGTGAATCTCATCAATGAACAGCACCGCATCGGGGTGGTCTTCCATCTCGGTCATGACGGCCTTGAGGCGTTCCTCAAAATCGCCGCGATACCGTGTCCCGGCGAGCAAGGCGCCCATATCCAGAGAATAGATCGTCGCTTTCGACAACACCTCTGGGGTTTCGCCATTGACGATCTTAAAGGCCAGCCCTTCGGCAATTGCCGTTTTGCCAACACCCGGATCACCCACAAGAAGCGGGTTGTTCTTGCGTCGGCGGCACAGAACCTGAATGCAGCGTTCGACCTCATGCGCCCGCCCGATCAGCGGATCCACATCGCCTTTGGTGGCCTTTGCGTTCAGGTCTACGCAATATTTGGCAAGCGCACTTTCCTTTTCGTCACTTTCACCGCTGTTGATTGTCTCTGTCTCTTCGGTGGACCCGGTCACGGGCCGCTGTTCGCCAAAGGCAGGATCCTTTGCAACGCCATGGGCGATGAAGTTGACCGCGTCATAACGGGTCATGTCCTGTTCCTGCAGGAAGTAGGCCGCATTGCTTTCACGTTCCGCAAAGATCGCGACAAGCACGTTGGCGCCGGTCACCTCGGATCGGCCGGATGACTGCACATGAATTGCGGCACGCTGAATAACCCGCTGGAACGCGGCCGTTGGCACGGCCTCGGACCCTTCAACATCGGTGATCAAGGTCGAAAGATCATCTTCGATGAACTCTTCCAGATCCTTGCGCAGATCATCAAGGTTCACCGAACAGGCGCGCATCACGCGGGCGGCGTCAGGTTCATCAATCAATGCCAGAAGGAGATGCTCCAATGTGGCGAGTTCGTGCTTGCGTGCATTCGCAAGGGCCAGTGCCCCGTGAATGGACTGCTCCAACGTTGTCGAAAATGATGGCACGATCTGTGCTCCTTCATATCGGGGGCAGGATTGGTTCCGGCCAACCCTACCGTGGCCTCTTATCCTTAAGGTTTGGTTTTATCCCGGAACCTTCAAGGACTTTTTTTGATTTCAGGGTCACAAAAGTGTCGCGTGATCGCGCAAAGACCCAAATTTCATCAGCTTTCGTGAATATTTCACATATTCGTGGTCAAAATTTGTCCTTCCGGGCTCTGATCTGCGCAAACACCTCGACATCGGTGGCATCTGCCAGCCCCAACACGGCCTTGAACGCCGGATCATCGGCACGCAAAAACGGGTTTGTTCTGATTTCGTCATCCAGTGCCGACGGCACGGTGGGCCGTCCTGCCGCCCGCGCGGCCTTCACACCCTCTAGTCGAGAGATAAGCGCGGTATTTTCCGGGTCAAGGGACAGCGCGAAACGTCCGTTGGTTTCGGTGTATTCGTGACCTGAACAAATGATGGTGTCTTCCGGCAGGTTGCGCAGCTTTTGCAGGCTTTCCCACATTTGCGCAGGTGTCCCTTCAAACAAGCGCCCGCAGCCAAGCGCCATCAGACTATCGGCGGTAAAGGCCAGCTCTGGCTCGGGCATATGGTACGCGATATGGCCGATTGTGTGGCCGGGTACGTCCAGCACATGTACATCAACGCCGCAAACGGTGATGACATCGCCGTCGCCGACTTCCAGATCAAGATCGGGCAGCCGATGTTTGTCGGATCCGGCCCCGACAACGCGCACGCCGTCGCGCAGGGCCTCCACCGCATCAATATGATCGGAATGATGATGGGTGATCAGAATATCTGTCAGGGTCCAGCCCTTGGCCCTCAACGCATCCTGAACAGGCCCTGCCGCGGGGGCATCAACCAGGGCGGTCTCACCACTGTCCCGGTTGTGGACCAGGTAGGTATAATTGTCTGACAGACACGGGACAACCACCAGATCAATCGGAGCGAATTCGTTTGTCATGGCAATATACCCTTCAGTTGATATGTTAAGCGGCAAGCTTTGCCGAACGGGGACCAAACCGCAATGCATCTCGACGTGCTGGATCTGCGAAAGTTCTACTACCGCAGCGCGCTTGGCCGGGCGGCGCAGAAAGTCATCCGTGATGAGTTGACCACGCTTTGGCCCGAGGCGAAAGGCCAGATGGTTGTGGGCTTTGGATTTGCGGTCCCGCTGCTGCGGCCTTACCTGAAAGATGCGCGGCGGGTGATTGGTCTGATGCCGGGGCCTCAAGGGGTGATGCCATGGCCCCCCGAGGGGGCCAATCACAGCGTGCTTTGCGAAGACACATTATGGCCGCTTGAAACCGGCCATGTCGACAAACTGATTCTGCTGCATGGGTTGGAAACGACAGAGCATCCCTCTGCCTTGCTGGATGAGGCATGGCGGGTTCTTGGCCCGGGCGGGCGGGCCGTGTTTATCGTTCCGAACAGGGCAGGCCTGTGGTCGCGATCCGACGCGACGCCGTTTGGCTATGGCAGGCCCTATTCGCTGGGGCAGCTAGAGGCACAACTCCGCAAGCATCAATTTGTGACGGAACGCACCCTGTCGACACTGTATCAGCCCCCATCCACCAACCGGATATGGCGCAGATCGGCCAGTCTTCTTGAAAAGATTGGTCATAGCATGCCGGTTATTGTGGCTGGCGGGGTATTGATGGTTGAGGTCAGCAAGCAGATGGCCGCCCCGACCCGTCCCGGTCTGGGAGAAGCGGTCAAGCGCCCGCTGAGAGCGCTTGAAGAAATCACCAAACCAAAACCGAAACCGGAAACCGCCTGATCCGGCCTTACTGTTCTGCAGCCAGAACCAACACCCAACGTGTGCTTGATCCGCTGCCGGCACGTGCCAGGCCGAAATCTTCGAAATTGGGGTTCACATTGTTGCGCTGGTGGCCGGGGGAATTGACCCAGCCCTGCAGCACGGCGGCTTCGGACTGATAGCCCTGCGCAATATTTTCACCATATGTGCGCCAGCGATACCCTGCTGCCGTGATCCGATCGCCGGGGGAGGATCCGTTGAGACCGGTATGGCTAAAGTAATTCTGCGCCAGCATGTCATTGGCGTGGTTTTGCGCCGCGTTGCCCAAGCGGGCATCAAACGTCACAGGTGCCGCCCCATTCGCAAGGCGTACGTCGTTCAGCATGCCCGCAAATGTGGTGGGCGCGGGCGCGCTGGGTGATGAAGACGGGCGCGCCGCCGGGGCGGATGCGGTGGTCGGCGACGTCGACGCCGCGACCGAGGGCGCGGTTAGCGTCGAGACAGAGGTATTTCCCCCGCCAGAGCCACCACAGGCAGCCAGTGCTACAAGCCCAACAATTGCGTAAATAATCTTCATGTCCCGATCTCCTGTCGTCCCCCAGCAATGGTCCTAACCGGGAAATGTGGCGGGTCGTAGGCAAGAATTGGGTGGGTGCGGGCAAGCAGCGAGATCACGCCGATCTGTCAAAATCCGACAAGCAGGCTGTCGCCACAACGGGGCCACACAGCTATGCCAACATGGGGCAGGCAAGGTAACAGATCGACATGCATGTACTGACAAGAACCGTTTGGGCGAGCATCCTGCTGGTGGCGTCAACAATCGGGCTGGCTGCCCAAGATGATGCGGAGGATCCGATCACAACCGCCTTGTCGGCGGGCGATCCGGGCAGGGCATTGGCGCTTGCCGATCAACGGCTGGCCGATGATCCCGATGATTTCGAGGCGTTGTTTCTAAAGTCCTTGGCGCTTTCCGATTTGAACCAGCCCGACGCGGCCGCGCAGGCCGCAATGCGGGCCTATGCCGCAGCGCGCAACGATGCGGAACAGTTTCAGGCAGCACGGCTTGTGGGCGGCGCCCTCTTCAGCGCAGAAGCGTATGGGCGCGCAGGCTGGTGGCTGCGCAGGGCGGCCAATCATACCCAGACGGAGGATGAACAAACCACCTTGCGCGCAGAATTTGGCCGGGTTCAGGCGGCAAATCCATTTTCCGCGCAACTTAGCTTTTCCCTAGCTCCGTCAAGCAACATCAATGGCGGCGCGGCGGATGCCTCTTTCATTCTGGGAGACTTCGAACTGCTTTTGCCCCCCGACCGCCTGGCATTGTCCGGGATTGAGTATGCCGGCGATGCGCAGCTTTCCTATCGGATCAGCCAGGGCGCGCGCTACCAGACCAGCATTGAGGCATACGCCTACGGACGGACCTACAGCCTGTCCGCCGACGCGCGCGAACAGGTGCCTGATCTGTCAGGCAGCGACTTTTCCCTCGGGCTGGCCGAGGTTGCGCTAAGCCATCGACAGTTCCTGTTCGCGGGGGCCGGGCCAACCAGCATTTCTGTCCATGAGGGCAAGGTGCGCTATGCAGGGGCGCCGCTATGGGATTACCGCAAGATATCGCTTGGTCAAACGCTGCTTGTCGGGACATCGGGGCAATTCAATCTGCTTGTGTCCGCGCAGGATCAGACCGCGCGGGACGGGCTGCAATCGGACACAATCGTCTATGACACAGCGCTTAGCTACGGGCATACATTCGGCAACCGGGATTATATCGAAGCATCCCTGTCACGCCGACTAAACGCGGCAGAAGAAGAAGACGACACGTTCACGGATTATCGATTCAATCTGTATTACAGCCCTGCCGAACCGGTACTTGGTACCAAATGGACCTTTTCAGCGGGGCTTGGTCATGTGAATTACGACTCGTTTGACATTTCGTTCGATGGCCGGCGGGATGATATTGTAACCGTCGGCGGCACAGCCACTTTCGAAAACCTGTCCTATTTCGGTTTCTCACCCAGCATCAGCGTTTCCGCAACGCAAACCACATCCAACGTGTCGCAGTTTTCGACAACCCAGGTGCAGGGACGGTTCGGGATCCAATCCAGCTTCTAACGCGCTTGCGATGTGCGCAAATGGCGCTAAACACGGCGGGTGGATCAGGCATTCGAAATATTTCTGACGGGAACGCCGGGGCTTGAAAAAGCACTTCAGGCCGAGGCGCTAGAGCGGGGGTTTACGGGTGCCGCCGTGACCCCGGGTGGTGTGACCTTCACCGGAACATGGGACGACGTGTGGCGTGCCAATCTGGTGATGCGGGGGGCCACGCGGGTGCTGGCCAGAATTGGCAGCTTCATGGCCTTCCACTTGGCTCAGCTGGACAAACGCGCGCGCAAATTCCCTTGGAAGGATGTGTTACAGCCCGATATCCCGCTGCGGGTCGAGGTCGCGACCTCACGAAAATCCAAGATCTATCACGCCGGGGCTGCAACACAGCGGATCGAAACCGCGTTAAAGGCCAATGGATACACGATCGACGCTGATGCACCGGTCGTGATCAAGGCGCGGATTGATGACAATCGGGTCACGATCAGCCTCGATACATCCGGCGAAAGCCTGCACAAACGGGGTCACAAACAGGCGGTCGGCAAGGCGCCCATGCGTGAGACGCTGGCAAGCCTGCTGTTGCGCGAATGCGCGTATCGGGGTGATGAACCGGTCCTGGACCCGATGTGCGGGTCAGGCACGTTTGTCATCGAAGCGGCCGAGATTGCCATGGGGCTTTATCCGGGCCGGCAGCGCCATTTCGCCTTTGAGCATTTTGCCAATTTCGACGAAAGCCGCTGGAACGCGCTGCGGCAAACAGGCCCGCACAGGACACCGGCGACGCAGTTTCACGGCAGCGACCGGGACGCCGGCGCAATCCGGATGAGCATTGCGAACGCAGAGCGCGCGGGTGTCAGCGATCTGACAGCGTTCACCAATCTGGCGGCGAATGACCTGCAACGGCCCGATGGCCCGCCAGGCCTGATCATCTGCAACCCGCCTTACGGCGGACGGATCGGCAACCAAAAGATGCTGTTTGGCGTCTATGCAGGCCTCGGCGCCCGCCTTATGTCGGCGTTTCAAGGCTGGCGAGTGGGAATGGTCACAAGCGATGCTGGGTTGGCCAAGGCGACCGGCCTGCCATTCGGCCCAAAAGGGGCGGCCATCCCGCATGGCGGTCTGAAGGTGTGGTTGTTTCAGACGGGACCGCTGCCATAGGACTTGCTGACGATATTGGCTACTATGGTCACGCTGAATGTCTTCCTGACCAGCCGTACCTTTGAGCCGCTGGTTAATGTGTGACGTCAAACACTATTCAATTGGTACCCTTTGTCATCAAGACGGCAACACCATGCCATGTCGCCGGCTTCATGCCATCGCAACCTTTCGCCGAACCAGTCACGCAACCGGGTTGCGTTAGAAGACAGGGTTAAGCTACTACAAGCCGCCATGATTGCTTTTGAGCACGCCACATATGCCGACGTTAAGGTGGTAGAATAGGTCAGATAGGAAACCAGGATTCAATGGTTGATGCAGTTATCGCGTGGGTTGATGGTTCAGACCCTGAGCATATTCGGAAGCGGGAAAAGTACAAAAGCACTCAGCATACGCAACGTACAGACGCATACGCGGCGACGCGCTTTTCAAATAATGGCGAATTGCGCTACTGTATCAACCTCATTCGAAAAAACGCGCCTTGGATCCGTGAGATTTTCCTCATAACCGATTCACAGTGCCCAGATTGGCTGGATGCAGCACGACGGACCGAGCTTGGGGTTACAATTGTTGACCACAAAGTCATATTTCGCGGGCACGAGGAGGTGCTGCCGACCTTCAACAGCCTCGCCCTGGAAACCGTTTTACATCGGATACCCGGACTGGGCGAAAAGTTCATATACTTTAATGATGACTTCTTCATCGTTAAGCCGGTTTTGCAGAAAGATTATTTCGATGGATCAATTCCATTGATACGGGGATTCTATTATTCCAATAATAAATTCTTTCGTGAATTGAATCGCCTTTTCGGCCCGAAGAAGTTCAAAATGAGAGGCATGGTCGGGACACGCTTCAGGCAGGAGGACGGGGTTCCGCTGCCTCATAAAGTGAAAATATGCCATACGCCGCATCCAATCATCAAACAGGATTACGCAAATCTGATGGAAGATTGCGACCGGGTCGCACGAAACACGAAATATAGGTTTAGAGACGCGGCGCAGTTTGGCCCTGTTCCATTTTATGTGAGTACTGCATTCAGTGCTGGAAGAGCAAAAATCGTGCGACGTGACGACCTGTATTTGGATCCGGCGGACCGTGAAGACATTGATCAATCAGACATCAGGGCCCAGCTAAGTAAGAAACGCATCAGACATATGTGCGTGCAAAGCCTCGAAGAGTTTGCCGATGGGTCGCGGGCTGGTATCTATGACATCCTAGATGAGCTTGTTGCGAGTGACGTAACCCCCTGAAACCACCCAGGCGGCTAAGCTGTCTCGCCGGTCGATAAAGGGACACGAAAGTCTGGGCGAACCCTATCAGGGGTGCCACGATCCAGCCACGCAGAACGCGTGTCGTGCGTGGTGTTGCGGCAGTTCGCGGACTTGCTGATAACAGCAAACGGCTTCGGGCAAGGGGGCCGCATCGGTCCCCCCGCCAATGGCTCGATCACTCGCCGGATGCGGCGTTCACAACTGCGCCGGTTCCCCGCACGACCAGCTTGCCTGCGCCCACGGTCCCTTTGACGGCGGTCCGGCCCACGAACAACGCGCTATCGACGCTCCGGTCGACGACTTTCTCTGCAGAGCAGGCGGACAGAAAGACAAGACCGGTCAGGATCATGATTGTGCGCATAACATTCTTTTTCATTGTCATTTCCTTTCAGTTCAGACG
This region includes:
- the gloB gene encoding hydroxyacylglutathione hydrolase encodes the protein MTNEFAPIDLVVVPCLSDNYTYLVHNRDSGETALVDAPAAGPVQDALRAKGWTLTDILITHHHSDHIDAVEALRDGVRVVGAGSDKHRLPDLDLEVGDGDVITVCGVDVHVLDVPGHTIGHIAYHMPEPELAFTADSLMALGCGRLFEGTPAQMWESLQKLRNLPEDTIICSGHEYTETNGRFALSLDPENTALISRLEGVKAARAAGRPTVPSALDDEIRTNPFLRADDPAFKAVLGLADATDVEVFAQIRARKDKF
- the clpA gene encoding ATP-dependent Clp protease ATP-binding subunit ClpA, whose protein sequence is MPSFSTTLEQSIHGALALANARKHELATLEHLLLALIDEPDAARVMRACSVNLDDLRKDLEEFIEDDLSTLITDVEGSEAVPTAAFQRVIQRAAIHVQSSGRSEVTGANVLVAIFAERESNAAYFLQEQDMTRYDAVNFIAHGVAKDPAFGEQRPVTGSTEETETINSGESDEKESALAKYCVDLNAKATKGDVDPLIGRAHEVERCIQVLCRRRKNNPLLVGDPGVGKTAIAEGLAFKIVNGETPEVLSKATIYSLDMGALLAGTRYRGDFEERLKAVMTEMEDHPDAVLFIDEIHTVIGAGATSGGAMDASNLLKPALQGGKLRCMGSTTYKEFRQHFEKDRALSRRFQKIDVTEPSVPDSIKILQGLKPYFEEHHSIKYTADAIKTAVELSARYINDRKLPDKAIDVIDEAGAAQHLVAESKRRKTIGTKEIENVVAKIARIPPKNVSKDDAEVLKDLEKTLKRVVFGQDTAIEALSSAIKLARAGLREPEKPIGNYLFAGPTGVGKTEVAKQLADTLGVELLRFDMSEYMEKHAVSRLIGAPPGYVGFDQGGMLTDGVDQNPHCVLLLDEMEKAHPDVYNILLQVMDHGKLTDHNGRTTDFRNVIVIMTSNAGAAEMSKNAMGFGRDRREGEDTAAIERTFTPEFRNRLDAVISFGALPKPVIMQVVEKFVLQLEAQLIDRNVHIELTKAAAEWLADKGYDEKMGARPLGRVIQENIKKPLAEELLFGKLMKGGIVKVGVKGGELQLKYEAPEQGKITDKGDKPPLLTAD
- a CDS encoding methyltransferase domain-containing protein, giving the protein MHLDVLDLRKFYYRSALGRAAQKVIRDELTTLWPEAKGQMVVGFGFAVPLLRPYLKDARRVIGLMPGPQGVMPWPPEGANHSVLCEDTLWPLETGHVDKLILLHGLETTEHPSALLDEAWRVLGPGGRAVFIVPNRAGLWSRSDATPFGYGRPYSLGQLEAQLRKHQFVTERTLSTLYQPPSTNRIWRRSASLLEKIGHSMPVIVAGGVLMVEVSKQMAAPTRPGLGEAVKRPLRALEEITKPKPKPETA
- a CDS encoding class I SAM-dependent RNA methyltransferase; amino-acid sequence: MDQAFEIFLTGTPGLEKALQAEALERGFTGAAVTPGGVTFTGTWDDVWRANLVMRGATRVLARIGSFMAFHLAQLDKRARKFPWKDVLQPDIPLRVEVATSRKSKIYHAGAATQRIETALKANGYTIDADAPVVIKARIDDNRVTISLDTSGESLHKRGHKQAVGKAPMRETLASLLLRECAYRGDEPVLDPMCGSGTFVIEAAEIAMGLYPGRQRHFAFEHFANFDESRWNALRQTGPHRTPATQFHGSDRDAGAIRMSIANAERAGVSDLTAFTNLAANDLQRPDGPPGLIICNPPYGGRIGNQKMLFGVYAGLGARLMSAFQGWRVGMVTSDAGLAKATGLPFGPKGAAIPHGGLKVWLFQTGPLP
- a CDS encoding stealth family protein translates to MVDAVIAWVDGSDPEHIRKREKYKSTQHTQRTDAYAATRFSNNGELRYCINLIRKNAPWIREIFLITDSQCPDWLDAARRTELGVTIVDHKVIFRGHEEVLPTFNSLALETVLHRIPGLGEKFIYFNDDFFIVKPVLQKDYFDGSIPLIRGFYYSNNKFFRELNRLFGPKKFKMRGMVGTRFRQEDGVPLPHKVKICHTPHPIIKQDYANLMEDCDRVARNTKYRFRDAAQFGPVPFYVSTAFSAGRAKIVRRDDLYLDPADREDIDQSDIRAQLSKKRIRHMCVQSLEEFADGSRAGIYDILDELVASDVTP
- a CDS encoding CAP domain-containing protein; the protein is MKIIYAIVGLVALAACGGSGGGNTSVSTLTAPSVAASTSPTTASAPAARPSSSPSAPAPTTFAGMLNDVRLANGAAPVTFDARLGNAAQNHANDMLAQNYFSHTGLNGSSPGDRITAAGYRWRTYGENIAQGYQSEAAVLQGWVNSPGHQRNNVNPNFEDFGLARAGSGSSTRWVLVLAAEQ
- the fdhF gene encoding formate dehydrogenase subunit alpha, encoding MSDQITFTLDGKTVTAAPGETIWEVAHGRGLVIPHLCHKPQPGYRSDGNCRACMVAIEGERTLAASCIREPIDGMVVTTDQPREVQARKMVMELLVADQPEQAVAHDKSSHLWDMAAGQDVTDSRFPAMAGDHIPLLDDSHVAMSVNLDACIQCGLCVRACREVQVNDVIGMAGRGHNAYPVFDMDDPMGASSCVACGECVQACPTGALLPATVTDENQHGDTQDYDKEVESVCPFCGVGCQVSLKIKDDKVKFVEGINGPANEGRLCVKGRFGFDYIHHEHRLTAPLIRRDDAPAKGLNVDPAHWETHFRAATWDEALDVAANGLARIGGKGVAGFGSAKCTNEEAYLFQKLIRQGFGHNNVDHCTRLCHASSVSALIENVGSGAVTATFNEIENADVAIVIGANPIENHPVAATYFKQFTKRGGKLIVMDPRGQALKRFASHMLQFRPGADVSMLNAIMHVIVEEELYDQQYIAAYTENWEAEKAHLADFAPEKMEGICGIPADTLRDVARTFAGAKSAMIFWGMGVSQHIHGTDNSRCLISLALMTGQIGRPGAGLHPLRGQNNVQGASDAGLIPMFLPDYQPVGDDGVRSAFEEIWQEGQIDPNKGLTVTEILDAVHDGDIHGMYILGENPAMSDPDVEHAREALAKLTHLVVQDIFITETANYADVILPASAFAEKTGTVTNTNRQVQMGRPAVSPPGDAKEDWWITVELAKRLNLGWTYTHPSEVFAEMGRSMKSLSNITWDRLESQNAVTYPSLSPEDPGQPIVFGDGFPRQNGRARFTPANVIAPDETPDADYPMIMTTGRQLEHWHTGSMTRRSKVLDAVEPEANCSLHPSTLRQLGVAPGGMVRLSTRRGSIDIMARADRAVAPDMVFVPFAYVEAAANVLTNPAIDPYGKIPEFKFAAVRVEKIDTPVAAE